tcaagaggaaaaaaatggacGGAAAAGTTAGCCAGGTTCCAAAGAAGTAGTgctaaaaagaaaagattctCACCTTCTCCTATTTCCTCCTCTACATTTTCGTTCTCACCCAAATCTAGGGTCACTTCTTCAAACTCTTCTGGCAATGAAGACGGTAACCTAATGAATACACCTTCTACGGTTTCCACTGATTATTTGCCACAACACCCTCACAGAACATCGTCTTTGCCAAGACCTAATTCCAATCTCTTTCACGCAAGTAATAGTAACCTATCCCGAGCAAATGAGCCCCCAAGGGCCGAAAATTTATCAGATAATATACCACCCAAGGTCGCTCCATTTGGCTATCCAATACAAAGAACCTCTATTAAAAAATCCTTTTTGAATGCTTCTTGTACGTTATGTGACGAGCCTATTTCTAACAGAAGAAAGGGAGAGAAAATTATAGAGCTTGCATGTGGCCACTTAAGTCACCAAGAATGTCTTATTATCTCTTTTGGCACCACTTCAAAGGCAGACGTTCGTGCgctatttcctttttgtaCCAAATGTAAAAAAGATACTAACAAAGCCGTTCAATGCATTCcagaaaatgatgaactAAAGGATATTCTaatttctgattttttgaTTCATAAGATTCCTGATTCTGAGTTATCAATCACACCTCAGTCCCGCTTTCCTCCTTATTCACCACTCTTGCCTCCTTTTGGGTTATCCTATACACCTGTTGAAAGACAAACGATATATTCTCAAGCTCCAAGTCTAAACCCAAATCTCATATTGGCTGCACCCCCCAAGGAAAGAAACCAAATTccacaaaaaaaatcaaactATACATTTTTACATTCACCCCTGGGGCACAGAAGAATTCCGTCCGGAGCAAACTCTATCTTAGCAGACACCTCTGTAGCGTTGTCAGCTAATGATTCTATTTCTGCTGTTTCCAATTCGGTAAGAGCAAAGGATGACGAAACCAAAACAACGTTGCCGCTGTTAAGGTCatattttattcaaattcttttgaacaatttcCAGGAAGAATTGCAGGATTGGAGAATAGACGGGGACTATGGATTACTAAGGTTGGTAGACAAATTGATGATTTCCAAAGATGGTCAGAGATATATACAATGCTGGTGTTTCTTATTTGAAGACGCATTTGTAATAGCAGAAGTGGATAACGATGTTGATGTTTTGGAAATTAGACTAAAGAATTTAGAAGTATTTACACCTATTGCCAACTTGAGAATGACTACACTCGAAGCTTCAGTACTCAAATGCACCTTAAATAAACAACATTGCGCCGATTTATCAGATCTTTACATTGTTCAGAATATAAATTCTGACGAAAGCACAACTGTACAGAAATGGATATCAGGTATATTGAATCAGGATTTTGTATTCAATGAGGACAATATCACTTCGACCCTGCCTATTCTTCCCATTATAAagaacttttcaaaagatgttGGTAATGGTAGGCACGAGACGAGTACCTTTCTAGGTTTAATCAATCCTAACAAAGTTGTTGAAGTTGGAAATGTGCACGATAATGATACTGTAATCATAAGGAGGGGATTCACCTTAAATTCAGGAGAATGTTCTAGGCAGAGTACTGTCGACAGTATACAATCTGTTCTAACCACGATAAGCTCAATTCTTTCCCTTAAACGAGAAAAACCTGATAATTTGGCAATAATCTTACAGATCGATTTTACGAAATTGAAGGAAGAAGACAGTTTAATTGTTGTTTATAACAGTCTAAAAGCTTTAACCATTAAATTTGCGCGTTTGCAGTTTTGTTTCGTTGATCGAAATAATTATGTTCTGGACTATGGATCGGTATTACACAAGATAGATTCACTAGATTCCATCTCAAATCTCAA
This is a stretch of genomic DNA from Saccharomyces cerevisiae S288C chromosome IV, complete sequence. It encodes these proteins:
- the STE5 gene encoding Ste5p (Pheromone-responsive MAPK scaffold protein; couples activation of the G-protein-coupled pheromone receptor to MAPK activation; intramolecular interaction of PH and VWA domains blocks activation of assembled signaling cascade components (Ste11p, Ste7p and Fus3p) under basal conditions; Gbeta-gamma (Ste4p-Ste18p)-dependent docking at the plasma membrane and binding of PI(4,5)P2 by the PH domain relieves autoinhibition, resulting in pheromone-dependent pathway activation) — protein: MMETPTDNIVSPFHNFGSSTQYSGTLSRTPNQIIELEKPSTLSPLSRGKKWTEKLARFQRSSAKKKRFSPSPISSSTFSFSPKSRVTSSNSSGNEDGNLMNTPSTVSTDYLPQHPHRTSSLPRPNSNLFHASNSNLSRANEPPRAENLSDNIPPKVAPFGYPIQRTSIKKSFLNASCTLCDEPISNRRKGEKIIELACGHLSHQECLIISFGTTSKADVRALFPFCTKCKKDTNKAVQCIPENDELKDILISDFLIHKIPDSELSITPQSRFPPYSPLLPPFGLSYTPVERQTIYSQAPSLNPNLILAAPPKERNQIPQKKSNYTFLHSPLGHRRIPSGANSILADTSVALSANDSISAVSNSVRAKDDETKTTLPLLRSYFIQILLNNFQEELQDWRIDGDYGLLRLVDKLMISKDGQRYIQCWCFLFEDAFVIAEVDNDVDVLEIRLKNLEVFTPIANLRMTTLEASVLKCTLNKQHCADLSDLYIVQNINSDESTTVQKWISGILNQDFVFNEDNITSTLPILPIIKNFSKDVGNGRHETSTFLGLINPNKVVEVGNVHDNDTVIIRRGFTLNSGECSRQSTVDSIQSVLTTISSILSLKREKPDNLAIILQIDFTKLKEEDSLIVVYNSLKALTIKFARLQFCFVDRNNYVLDYGSVLHKIDSLDSISNLKSKSSSTQFSPIWLKNTLYPENIHEHLGIVAVSNSNMEAKKSILFQDYRCFTSFGRRRPNELKIKVGYLNVDYSDKIDELVEASSWTFVLETLCYSFGLSFDEHDDDDEEDNDDSTDNELDNSSGSLSDAESTTTIHIDSPFDNENATANMVNDRNLLTEGEHSNIENLETVASSVQPALIPNIRFSLHSEEEGTNENENENDMPVLLLSDMDKGIDGITRRSSFSSLIESGNNNCPLHMDYI